The genomic window TGACAATGAATGCTGTAGTTAACTATAAACACCTTAAACCAAAAGTATTTAATAGTACAAAAGTTGAGTCCAACGATAAACATGCCGTCATTTGTGCTAGTGGACCTTCTCTAGCATCTGATTTGGAGATGATCAAGAATAATCGTGAAAAATACGCTGTTATTTCTTGTTATAGTACAATCGCCAAGTTATTGGATTCAGGTATTGTCCCTGACTACCATTGTGACTTAGAAAGGCATAACGATCATCTTCTGTTGCTTGATAAAGGGATAGATTCTGAGACCCTTAAAGATGTGACTTTATGTTGTAGCAGTACTTGTGATCCTAGACTGCTAGGGATGTACAAAGAATGTATTTCAATTAATAGAGGAGCACTAACACCATCTGTTATATTCTCTGAGAGTAATGATATTATTCCTAACGAAGGGCCTGATGTTGCAACATTTGCAATTCTTAGCGCAATCTTCCTAGGCTTCAGAACTCTACATCTCTTTGGCGTTGACCTTGGTACAGCAGATAGATCACAATGTCGGCTTCCAGGAGTTCTAGATATTGATCGCCGTGTATACAATATCCCAGCGCGAGGAAATCAAGGAAAAACAGTATTCACAGGACAATTACTTATTGATAATCGACTAGCCATCGAACAAAATATTTCTTTGTATAAAGGACATTTCCCAGACCTAAAGGTTTTAAATTATAGCGATGGCGTTTACATTAATGGTGCTATTCCTACTAAACCCTCGGAGTTCCCTTCTATTATAAAATCTGCCCCCAGTTTCTCAGGTCTTAGCCATAAATTTGTTCCTTATTCTGAAACTCATGTCAATAATTCTTGGGAAGTGGCTGACCTCAGAATGAGATCGTTTACGTATATTGAGAATCTTAGGACAATTAAAAATGATCCTTTTCTGATGGATAATCTTTATAAGGTTAGTGATCTTTCCAATGCTGCTGGCAAAAGTTATCAGGACCAAATCCCTATTCGTTTCTACCGTGGTAGTATGTTCCGAACATGGATAATGTTAGTAGGTGTTTATAATAGACTTGTTTGTGAAGACCATGAACGTGAAGCCTTTGAAGAGTTTTCCAAGAAAATACTTAATGATATTCTTGATTCTTTCCAAAACCTAACCTTTGAAATGATTGATTATGTTGAAACTATCGATTCTGTAGATGACTTTGCTATGGAGAGCAAACTATTTAGAAGTGACCCTGATTCTAAACCTTTAGTAATGAGTGCTTCAGTAGCTGCTTAATCATGTCTACTTCGATGCGCTCTGTGCAACCAGGTCAATCAACAATAGACTATTTAGATCAAATAATAGAGGATAATTCTGAGAAAATATTATCCTCTTTAGTGCTTCATCATTTACAAGCAGCTACTTTGTCTGATTGGTGCTCTTACGTCATCGACTCCTCCATTGAGCAACAATTTCATTGGGACGATCCTCAAGAAGCACATCTTCATTGGTGGAATTCAATATCAGACACTTCTGCTATGAGTGAATGGCTTGAACAGTCATTTAATCAATATTGTCTAAAGTGGCGTACTGCTGTTTCTTCCGCTTATTATTCTGCTTCAATTGCAATTTATGAGGAACAATTAGAGTCACTGTATATTGAAAAACGTAATTCTTATGAATATGCGCATTGTAAAATATTTGATTTTGGCTCCAATCGTGGTCTGGCTTTGGAGATGAGTGTTGCTGCTGAATCAGGTAGTGATATAAATAAAGATCTTCAAGATATTAATCAAGCCACTGAAAAGATTTCCCTTGCAGATATTAGTAATGGCATACCTTCAATTCTTGCCTCTACATCTCCAGGAGATTGGCTTCCTCCTTTTTTCAATGGTGTTTCTTGGTTGCTGCTTCAAGTTGAACAAATCGAAAGACCATCTTTAAAAGAACTTGCCCCCATTCTTCTTAGAGATGCTTGTCAAGCATGGAGAGAGGAAAAAACGCAGAGCCTCACTGCCTATTGGATTAAACAGTTAGCCGAAAACTAATGTCATTGAAAAAATCATTTAATTCAACTTCAAAAAATTATTCAAGGGGGTCGATTCTTATTGACGAAAATATTTGGCCTACAACTCTAACTAAAATACGAGTTGGTTCTGTCAGATGGCTTTCTCGTCATCCCGGTAATGGTCTTCTTTCTCCAGTACAAAGCCAAATTGCTCCAAATTCACCAGTCGGTTCATGGGATCTAGTCACTGGCATACCAGTCGAGCATTGCTTAGTTACTTCTGATGTCTTTGATGCAGAAGAGTGTCATCTGGATGTTTGGATAAAACAGTTTCTGAGTGCACCTACAGACCATTGGCCTGAATTACAACCTTTTGAACTCATTTCTGTCTTTGGTGATAGCCTTAATAAATTACCAAAGTTTACCTTTGAGCTTGTTAAATTAGGCTCTAGATTTATTGAATTATTTGAGCTCATTGCTCCGCTTCAATTAGATAATCTTTCAGACTTAACTCAATTTGTTAAGGACTCTGGCGACGCTGCAATTTTCTGTGGTTCTGGTCAGAAAAGTGGCCTGTATGGTTTATGTCTCCAGAATGCAAATGACCAAGAGCTTGAAAGACTGTATCTTCAAAATAATGACTTTCCTCTCCGTCTGTATCGCCTCAAGATCCCTGATACATCAGCCATTCACGAATTTGACTCTTGGTTAATGAATCAGATTGATATTATTACTGGTATTTCTGAGGACTTTTCTTATCAGTTTCGAGATTTACGATCGCTTTCTACACTTTCAATTGAGTCTGTAGATATTGATGCAGTTCGAGCTGATGATATAAACCCTACAGCTGTGGCTTTGTTGCTTATGGCTTGTCAAGCTGTTGAAGTCACCCCAAGATTACAGCGTTTACAACGTACTAGCTCTGTCCTCTTTAAGCAAGCCACTATACCTTCTTTAAGAACCCTTATTTCCATTCTGGCCCCTTTAACTGAGCTTCGTTTAATAGAGCTTTCTCAAACATATCGAAATTTGTTGGTTTCACGTACCCCCTTTTTTGCGGCGCCTATAAATAATTCTGCAGAAGATCAAGATCATTTGTGTCTCTGGCAGCCACGAGAAGGCTTGCGCTTTGCTGTTTATGATCCATTGCAGTCTGATTCTCAGCCTTCTTTTATTTCTTTAGGTGATCTTCCTCATAACCCCCAATCAATTTTTACAATTGAACAGGATCCAACTGCAGGGATTGAACGTTTTGGCTTTCGTTGGTTCATGCCTGAACTTAAGCGTCACAAACTTGCATTATCAATTATCTTAGTGAGTTCACTCTTCATTCAAGTACTACAGCTTGCCAACCCCCTTCTGATTCAGCAAATCATTGATCTTGTCTTAGGTCAGAGAAGTATAAGTACTCTTTATAGCTATGGTTCATTCTTAATAGTTTTAGCTTTTTTTCAAAGTTTGCTTACTGGTTTGCGCAGTCTTCTATTTGTTGAAACTACCAATAGGATTGATGTTCGTGTTGGCACATCTATTATTGATCATCTTTTGCATCTGCCTATTAGTTATTTTGACAAGCGTCCTGTTGGTGAAGTGAGCACAAGGGTTGGTGAGTTGGAAAATATACGTAGTTTCTTGACTGGTCAAGCTTTAACTGTCTTCCTGGATGTTCTTTTTAGCATTATTTATATCGTTGTTATGCTCATCTATAGCGTTCCTTTGACAATAGCTGCTCTTTCGACAATTCCGTTCTCAGTGATTCTTGCTGTTGTTTTTTCGCCAGTTATTAAAAACAATATTGATGATCGTGCTGTATCCGCTGCAAAAACAACTTCTTTTCTAGTCGAACACCTTAACGGTATGATGACAGTTAAAAGTCAAAATATTGAGGACCTAACTCGTATCTCATGGAGAAGACTTTATGTTGACTTTGTGCAGAAGGGTTTTCGTCTAACAGGAATTGGAACAATTGTTGGAGAACTCAACAATTTCTTAACCCTCCTTTCTAGTGTTTTAGTTATTTTTGTAGGAGCAATTCTTGTTATCGATGGCAAATTATCAGTTGGTCAATTAATTGCCTTCCGTATTATTTCAGGCTATGTTACTGCTCCAATAATGCGTTTATCGACTCTTTGGAGATCTTTTCAAGAGCTGTCTGTTAGTGTTCAAAGGCTTGCTGATGTTGTTGAGTCCAAAACCGAGCCTCAGACTCAAACTAGCCGTTTCATACTTCCCCCAATAAAGGGCAACGTAAAGTTGTGCAACCTATCTTTTAGGTACCCTGGTACAGAGGAAGTTGTTTTAAAGAGATTAAACCTAACAGTCCCTGCAGGAAGTTTTGTAGGAGTTGTTGGAGGTTCTGGATCTGGAAAAAGTACACTAATGAAATTATTTCCCCTTATTTATAGACCCACTGGGGGTACGATATTGATTGATGATTATGATACTCAGAAGGTTGATTTAGATTCTTTGCGTCAGCAGATTGGCATCGTCCCACAGGAACCACTGCTTTTCGCCGGTTCTGTATGGGATAACCTAATTGTTGGGAATGCGAAAGCTACAGAAAAAGAAGTAGAAAAAGCTGTTCGGGCTTCTGAAGCTTACGAGTTCATTATGCAGCTCCCGAATGGTTTCGAGACTGATGTTGGTGAACGGGGAGGACGGCTATCTGGTGGTCAACGTCAACGATTAGCTATTGCACGTGCCCTCCTTTCTAATCCATCTTTGCTTGTCTTAGATGAAGCTACCAGTGCATTAGATTATAGGACAGAAGCTGCCGTTTGCCGCAATCTTTTTAAGTACTTAGAGGGCAAAACTGTCTTCTTTGTTACTCATAGGCTAGCAACTATTCGTCCCGCAGATGTTATCCTCATGATGGATAGAGGAGTTGTTGTTGAATCTGGTACTTATGATGAGCTATTGTCCGCTGAAGGACTTTTTAGTTCTTTCGTCGGCTGTCAGAATCGGGATGGATCTTTAAATTCATGAACCTCATAAATAAAAGTAAGTCTGTCGATAGGTTTTCAAAAGAAAAACTTTATCGTTCCTTCCGTACCCGACTTTCATCACTTAGTCACTTTCCTGGCTCAGCTTGGATGCGAAAAAGACTAGATAAGATAACACCTAACGCTTCTTATGAAAATGACTTTCCTTCGCGTCGTTGGCCACTTATTTTACTTACTTCTCTAAGTGGATTTGTAGGCATTCTACTGGTTTGGTCATTAATTGCACGAAGTGAGATTTCTGTTGACACTCAAGGTCGTCTTCGTCCATCTCAGACGCCTACTACAAGTCGTGCGTTTAGTCTGACTACTTCTTCAACAATTTTCGTTAAAGAAGGTGATTTTGTCCAAAAAGGCCAGCCAATAATGCAACTTGATGATGAGTCGCTAAAATCAAAGCTTCTAGCTCTTGAGAATCGCTATTCAAAAATATACGTTGAACTTCAAGAAACATCTCGCTTTATCGGCTTGAACTTTCCATCTGATCTTCCTAAACCTAAGCTATCTTATTCACTAGACCTTAGCGTTGTACGTAGTTCTCTTGAATTTATAAATACCCAAAAGGAAAAAGTTGCACAACTAGAGGCACGTTTAGAGCAATTATTGGTTAAGCATAAATCACTTGAGCAAAACATTAAGCTTCAATCAATTATTGTAGAAAAGCACGAAAGACTTTTGAATTCTGGCGCCATAGCTGAACTGCAAGTTCTACAGCAAAGCCAAAAGCTACAAGATCTTAAATCTGAATTAGAATCAAATCAACAAGATCAAATTCGTACCAGAGCTGCCTTACGCGAATCTGGCAGTGAATTTACAGGACGCAATAATTCTCTTTATAGCCAGCGTATTAGTGAACTTAGTTCTATATATGCTGAGATAAGCTCCACTAAAGACGCTATTCGTAACTCCTTGCTTCGTGCACCTCTTACAGGTTATGTCTTTCGTTTGGCAGTCAAAGTTCCTGGAGTTCCTGTTCGACCTGGTGAAGAGCTTTTTCAAATCATACCTAGTGAACTTCTTACAGCTTCCGTTGATGTTCCCGCAAGAGATATAGGCTTTATCAATAAAGGTATGCAAGTAGATGTACACATTGATAGTTATCCTTCCTCTACCTATGGAGTCCTTAAGGGCACTGTCAAAAGTATCGGACGTGACTCAATTGAGCCTACTTCACCCATACAGCTGCCTACCTACAGCATTCCAGTAGATGTCCAGCTACAAAAGCAGTCTCTAGTGAGTAAAGGTAAATATTATCCATTGAAACCGGGTATGACTGCTCGTGTAAGTTTTAACCTGAGAACTGTTAGTGTATTCCGGCGCTTGTTTGATGCGACCAGCTCTATCTTGAATCCCCCCCCCAACAGGTAATCCTCTTAATACAAAAATTATTCAGTCAATGAACTTTAATTCTTCTACCAGCATATTTATAACTGGAGCTACTGGAAGTTTCGGTAAAGCTTTTATATCTCAACTTCTGACTCAAAATCCTCATATTCATCGTGCCGTCGTTTTCAGTAGAGATGAGCTTAAGCAGTGGGAATTTCAACAGCTCTACCCTCAGAAGCAATACCCTCAGCTACGCTTTTTCCTTGGTGATATACGTGATCAGACGAGGCTTCGTCGTGCCCTAGAGGGTATTGATACCGTTGTACATGCAGCAGCTTTAAAGCAGGTCCCAGCGGCTGAATATAATCCATTCGAATTTATCCGAACTAACGTCATAGGTGCACAAAACCTTATAGAGGCTTGCCTTGATAGTGATGTCGAGAGAGTAGTAGCTCTTTCTACTGACAAGGCAGCAGCACCGGTTAATCTATATGGAGCAACTAAATTATGTTCTGATAAATTGTTTATTGCTGCAAATAATTTTGTTGGCAGTAGAAAGCTGCGTTTCTCCGTAGTACGTTATGGAAATGTTATGGGGTCCAGAGGATCTGTTATTCCTTTTTTCTTGGAACAAGCTCCATCTGGAGTATTACCAATTACTGATTCTCGTATGACTAGATTTAATATTTCACTCCAGGAAGGAGTAAATATGGTTATGTGGTCATTAGAAAATTGTTTGGGTGGTGAACTTCTTGTCCCTCGTATTCCCAGCTATCGTATCGTCGATGTTGCCAAAGCTATAGGACCTAGTTGCACTACGCCTATTACAGGTATACGCCCAGGCGAAAAAATTCACGAAGAAATGATTACCTCTAGTGATTCTTTTACAACAGTAGATCTCGGTAATTATTTTGCTATATTACCTAATTCTGGACTTTGTGCACCTGATTCATATTGCGAGAGGACTGGTGCAAAGCGTGTGGTTGAGGGTTTTGCTTATGACTCTGGTACTAATACAGAATTTCTAACTGTTGAGCAAATTCGCGAGCTTATAAAGATTC from Prochlorococcus marinus str. MIT 9313 includes these protein-coding regions:
- a CDS encoding motility associated factor glycosyltransferase family protein, encoding MTLRETNIDFIQNVNQQFIDSLPKDEDKSWEQVFDDTGYLINFKHKDDGRLLYPTSLDEHENAVLNAFIGCPSRLLMNDYRFLLEDDAPTKAPILEKLSKSNPASLNLEDIHDINEDIEPSWAMVEIGNYLRENKLQLSQAGIHSEGCALVILGLGSGRCIPHLIQYLKPSALFIVEPDIDILSYSLDTLDYSELIPQFTGTSKAFDFVVAPTPQSAVNQIRSLLTVRNLFLIDGMFTFQSFDTPFFNLTKKLLHSSETLNPINYLGYFIDELHMTMNAVVNYKHLKPKVFNSTKVESNDKHAVICASGPSLASDLEMIKNNREKYAVISCYSTIAKLLDSGIVPDYHCDLERHNDHLLLLDKGIDSETLKDVTLCCSSTCDPRLLGMYKECISINRGALTPSVIFSESNDIIPNEGPDVATFAILSAIFLGFRTLHLFGVDLGTADRSQCRLPGVLDIDRRVYNIPARGNQGKTVFTGQLLIDNRLAIEQNISLYKGHFPDLKVLNYSDGVYINGAIPTKPSEFPSIIKSAPSFSGLSHKFVPYSETHVNNSWEVADLRMRSFTYIENLRTIKNDPFLMDNLYKVSDLSNAAGKSYQDQIPIRFYRGSMFRTWIMLVGVYNRLVCEDHEREAFEEFSKKILNDILDSFQNLTFEMIDYVETIDSVDDFAMESKLFRSDPDSKPLVMSASVAA
- a CDS encoding peptidylprolyl isomerase → MRSVQPGQSTIDYLDQIIEDNSEKILSSLVLHHLQAATLSDWCSYVIDSSIEQQFHWDDPQEAHLHWWNSISDTSAMSEWLEQSFNQYCLKWRTAVSSAYYSASIAIYEEQLESLYIEKRNSYEYAHCKIFDFGSNRGLALEMSVAAESGSDINKDLQDINQATEKISLADISNGIPSILASTSPGDWLPPFFNGVSWLLLQVEQIERPSLKELAPILLRDACQAWREEKTQSLTAYWIKQLAEN
- a CDS encoding peptidase domain-containing ABC transporter; translation: MSLKKSFNSTSKNYSRGSILIDENIWPTTLTKIRVGSVRWLSRHPGNGLLSPVQSQIAPNSPVGSWDLVTGIPVEHCLVTSDVFDAEECHLDVWIKQFLSAPTDHWPELQPFELISVFGDSLNKLPKFTFELVKLGSRFIELFELIAPLQLDNLSDLTQFVKDSGDAAIFCGSGQKSGLYGLCLQNANDQELERLYLQNNDFPLRLYRLKIPDTSAIHEFDSWLMNQIDIITGISEDFSYQFRDLRSLSTLSIESVDIDAVRADDINPTAVALLLMACQAVEVTPRLQRLQRTSSVLFKQATIPSLRTLISILAPLTELRLIELSQTYRNLLVSRTPFFAAPINNSAEDQDHLCLWQPREGLRFAVYDPLQSDSQPSFISLGDLPHNPQSIFTIEQDPTAGIERFGFRWFMPELKRHKLALSIILVSSLFIQVLQLANPLLIQQIIDLVLGQRSISTLYSYGSFLIVLAFFQSLLTGLRSLLFVETTNRIDVRVGTSIIDHLLHLPISYFDKRPVGEVSTRVGELENIRSFLTGQALTVFLDVLFSIIYIVVMLIYSVPLTIAALSTIPFSVILAVVFSPVIKNNIDDRAVSAAKTTSFLVEHLNGMMTVKSQNIEDLTRISWRRLYVDFVQKGFRLTGIGTIVGELNNFLTLLSSVLVIFVGAILVIDGKLSVGQLIAFRIISGYVTAPIMRLSTLWRSFQELSVSVQRLADVVESKTEPQTQTSRFILPPIKGNVKLCNLSFRYPGTEEVVLKRLNLTVPAGSFVGVVGGSGSGKSTLMKLFPLIYRPTGGTILIDDYDTQKVDLDSLRQQIGIVPQEPLLFAGSVWDNLIVGNAKATEKEVEKAVRASEAYEFIMQLPNGFETDVGERGGRLSGGQRQRLAIARALLSNPSLLVLDEATSALDYRTEAAVCRNLFKYLEGKTVFFVTHRLATIRPADVILMMDRGVVVESGTYDELLSAEGLFSSFVGCQNRDGSLNS
- the pseB gene encoding UDP-N-acetylglucosamine 4,6-dehydratase (inverting); protein product: MNFNSSTSIFITGATGSFGKAFISQLLTQNPHIHRAVVFSRDELKQWEFQQLYPQKQYPQLRFFLGDIRDQTRLRRALEGIDTVVHAAALKQVPAAEYNPFEFIRTNVIGAQNLIEACLDSDVERVVALSTDKAAAPVNLYGATKLCSDKLFIAANNFVGSRKLRFSVVRYGNVMGSRGSVIPFFLEQAPSGVLPITDSRMTRFNISLQEGVNMVMWSLENCLGGELLVPRIPSYRIVDVAKAIGPSCTTPITGIRPGEKIHEEMITSSDSFTTVDLGNYFAILPNSGLCAPDSYCERTGAKRVVEGFAYDSGTNTEFLTVEQIRELIKIHVNPSFQPL
- a CDS encoding HlyD family efflux transporter periplasmic adaptor subunit, translated to MNLINKSKSVDRFSKEKLYRSFRTRLSSLSHFPGSAWMRKRLDKITPNASYENDFPSRRWPLILLTSLSGFVGILLVWSLIARSEISVDTQGRLRPSQTPTTSRAFSLTTSSTIFVKEGDFVQKGQPIMQLDDESLKSKLLALENRYSKIYVELQETSRFIGLNFPSDLPKPKLSYSLDLSVVRSSLEFINTQKEKVAQLEARLEQLLVKHKSLEQNIKLQSIIVEKHERLLNSGAIAELQVLQQSQKLQDLKSELESNQQDQIRTRAALRESGSEFTGRNNSLYSQRISELSSIYAEISSTKDAIRNSLLRAPLTGYVFRLAVKVPGVPVRPGEELFQIIPSELLTASVDVPARDIGFINKGMQVDVHIDSYPSSTYGVLKGTVKSIGRDSIEPTSPIQLPTYSIPVDVQLQKQSLVSKGKYYPLKPGMTARVSFNLRTVSVFRRLFDATSSILNPPPNR